The Engystomops pustulosus chromosome 2, aEngPut4.maternal, whole genome shotgun sequence genomic interval acatcatcacaggtcctcatctatacacatctaCACCCCGGGGCCCCGCCCCCTgtactgacatcatcacaggtccttctctGTACACATCTACACGGAGGCCACGACATCGAGAAGGAGGACGTGAACACTGAAGAGAAAAGAGGTAAGTGATCAGAGGAGGTGACCGAGAGAGGAACTACATCACCcggcatgctccaggagcacacacactatatggagggactacaactcccagcatgctccaggagcacacacactatatggagggactacaactcccagcatgctctaggagtggacacacactatatggagggactacaactcccagcatgctccaggagcacacactatatagagggactacaacccccagcatgctccaggagcacacacactatatggagggactacaacccccagcatgctccaggagcgcacacactatatggagggactacaacccccagcatgctccaggagcacacacactatatggagggactacaactcccagcatgctccaggagtgcacacactatatggagagactacaaatcccagcatgctccaggagcgcacacactatatggagggactacaactcccagcatgctccaggagcacacacactatatggagggactacaactcccagcatgctctaggagtggacacacactatatggagggactacaactcccagcatgctccaggagcacacactatatagagggactacaacccccagcatgctccaggagcacacacactatatggagggactacaacccccagcatgctccaggagcgcacacactatatggagggactacaacccccagcatgctccaggagcacacacactatatggagggactacaactcccagcatgctccaggagcacacactatatagagggactacaacccccagcatgctccaggagcacacacactatatggagggactacaacccccagcatgctccaggagcgcacacactatatggagggactacaacccccagcatgctccaggagcacacacgctatatggagagactacaaatcccagcatgctccaggagcgcacacactatatggagggactacaactcccagcatgctccaggagcacacacactatatggagggactacaactcccagcatgctccaggagcgcacacactatatggagggactacaactcccagcatgctccaggagcgcacacactatatggagggactacaactcccagcatgctccaggtccctccatgtggggtccagtatgtgctattagtgaggagcggcacagtccagcgccatcactcctccctcagtccagtgacctcccctccagtgtctggagaatccccatctgtcacatcacacatgtcatggacacaattgcttcatatagagtttgctcttagttcttctcatgtttcctcaggttctatagatccaggactcccagaggtttctcctaaagatgatcctttccatcaatgatcccccagggatccgggagaaggacagagagcagatggcggccaggatcctggagctcaccctggagatgatctccttgataaccggagaggtgagagtctcccaggacacggctcttatctctaggaataacagcgggaaatgactggagaggtgaaggattcttaggatctatgtagtgatcagtgtctccccatacacaggattacacagtagtgaagaagtcgtctggtgagtgtgtgaccccccgtgtgtcaggaggatggacccagagccccatcaccgagcctccacctcattcactgatacatgagcagaagatcctagaacttacctccaggatcactgagctgctgagcggagaggtgagcgctgccgggaatgctgggacattgtacaataacacaagggaggggtctgggtgatgactgtgtcattgtgggtgtcaggttcctataaggtgtcaggacgtcactgtctatttctccatggaggagtgggagtatatagaaggacacaaggaccagtacaaggacatcatgatggaggaccaccagcccctcacatcaccaggtaagaggagaccttcctgattatagaggacagagcaggtgtgaggtcacctcctccatcatctcctcatcacatatagacaatgtatcagtcactgtgtatatttcctatagatggatccagtcagagaaatccaccagagagatgtcccagtcctggagattcccgggatattacacaggaaccagagagatgtcccagtcctggagattcccgggatattacacaggaaccagagagatgtcccagtcctggagattcccgagatattacacaggaaccagagagatgtcccagtcctggagattcccgagatattacacaggaaccagagagatgtcccagtcctggagattcccgagatattacacaggaaccagagagatgtcccagtcctggagattcccgagatattacacaggaaccagagagatgtcccagtcctggagattcccaggatattacacaggaaccagagagatgtcccagtcctgaagattcccgggatattacacaggatccagagagatgtcccagtcctggagattcccgagatattacacaggaaccggagagatgtcccagtcctggagattcccgagatattacacaggaaccagagagatgtcccagtcttggagattcccgagatattacacaggaaccagcgagatgtcccagtcctggagattcccgagatattacagaggagccggaggagaatgtcccactggatcatcaggtaggtggagctgaggttcctgtgaatcctctatagatggatgtaatgaagctacttaccttctccagcagcagtgggtggagggtctATGGCTCCTCTTAGTATTATTAGTGGAGGAAGAGTATGGAGTTGTAGTAATAAGTCGGATCTATTTAGTACATCACCTGCAGGTCTCGATCTTCTCCCTTAATGAACTTCATCATAGAACCTGACTTGGGTCACACTAGGATGGTGGTTGGTGGTAAGGGGCTGGTGTTCAGTACTTGCCCCCAGGCCCTGGTTGATCTTTTCCCTCACACACACATCTGTATCTTTCTCTTATTTGCTTCTAACAATCCTGTCAGTCCTTTCCCTCACACGTATCTGTGTCTCTCATTATAGGATCCTGTCAGCAGAGTAATGGCCGCCTTATCTCTCTAGTGTAGGAAACTCttgtccctatgataacagagATTATCTCTCTACACGTTTGTCTCTCTCTTCTCTTTCATCTCTAGACCTTGTTCTTATTCTCCTCTCCAACTTTTACCTCAGGATCATCGTCTCTCCCTTCTCTCCCACCATCTCCCTCAGATTTCCCTCTTTCCCTCCTTTCTCTTCTCATTCGCCAGTTCTTCCAGGGGGAGGAGTAATGAGCATGACCTGAAAAGGTTGGCAGCTCTCCTAGCTAAGCTTGGTTGCGCTGTGCTCCAATACAATCCATTAATCAGTTTACAAAGATGAACCAAATCAACAAACAGGAACATAGAAGCGACATACACATATGATGGGAACGTGCAAGGTACAAATATATCAGTTCAGAATAGAATGAATAATCCTTTACTATATAAAAAGCCGACAATCCAGCCCCTTACAGGTTATAACTGGTTTCTAGTTTtgatcccgtctcctcctgcaggagattattcccttagttcctggttctggaggtttctgtccatcacttggatataagagaatctctggagacatttccgtgttttctcatgtccttcatgttggatctttccaggaaagttgtggtggaaggaggagcggagaggaaatcccctcatcagtgacagaggagggtaagagcctttcatgtatcttgtgggttattcttcccttatacattgcagggagaggtcacatccaggggaggagatggagatgacatagacaccggctcatctGTCTCTGGTCTCCTCCTCCCGTCTGGTCTATTGGATGTTTCCTCACCTTCCTCATCCGCTATCACTCACCTCTTTAACCTTTTCCTATCCACTGGTCTTGTTCCCTCTTCCTTCAGTCCTGTATCAGTCGCCCccgtcctatagcagtgatggagaaccttttagatgtcaagtgcccaaactacaaccaaaactcacatatttttcacaaagtgccaatttgACAATTTGAgccgtaacttattactccctgcacggtcacaggtttaaattgtgtaggcacctgaggacaccaatacagtagaaataaggagaagaagtttggattatattgtagcttccttctagggtcctgagcTTCCTGGGACTGCAGTGGGCATTgcgtcctgtctggcaaactctaccctggggtgatggtgcggatgcccatagagagggctcttagtgccacctctgggacgcgtgccataggttcgccaccactgtcctatagaaTCCAAGAATCTCCGGCCGCGTCTCCTCTACTTTGCTCATCTTCTATTCACTGTCACAcatcatctccaggacttctcctgaccaGGACTCGTTACCCTCAGATAACAGTATATTCCTGACTCCTCCCTTTATATCTGCCGGAACCTGGGAAAAGGGAAACTCACAATATTAATATCTTCCCTGTATATTCCAGGAGATGAAAGtccaagaggttcccatggacgtcccccctcagctccttgtggtgaagtagaagataatcagtcacatctttccactggggagaagccatttctatgtaatgaatgtggtaaatgttttgcatataaacaatctcttgttagacatcagagaactcacacaggggagaagccattttcatgtactgaatgtggtaaatgttttgccCATAAACAAtctcttgttagacatcagagaactcacagtagggagaagccatattcatgcactgaatgtgggaaatgttttacccagaaatcacaacttgttatacatcagagaactcacactggggagaagccattcttatgtactgaatgtgggaaatgttatacccAGCGACGACATCTTATTGCacataagagaattcacacaggaaaaTATCTgttatgttctgaatgtgggaaaggttttgCCCATAAACAATCTCTTGTTattcatcagagaactcacacaggggagaagccattttcatgcactgaatgtgggaaatgttttatcgaTAAATCACGTCTTGTTGAACATCATAGAACTCACACAGggcagaaaccattttcatgcactgaatgtgggaaatgttttaccaataaatcacatcttgttaaacatcagagaactcacacgagggagaagtcattttcatgtactgaatgtgggaaatgttttaccaagAAATCATATTTTGTTagccatcagagaagtcacacgagggagaagtcattttcatgtactgaatgtgggaaatgttttaccaagaaatcatattttgttagacatcagagaactcacacaggagagaagccattttcatgtactgaatgtggaaaacgaTTTACTGAAAAATCAactcttgttatacatcagagaactcacactggggagaagccattctcatgtactgaatgtgggaaatgttttacccagatatcacatcttattgaacataagagaattcacacaggtaaatatctgttatgttctgaatgtgggaaaggttttgCCCATAAACAATCTCTTGTTattcatcagagaactcacacaggggtgaagccattttcctgcactgaatgtgggaaatgttttacccataAATCAGTTCTTgttcaacatcagagaactcacacaggggagaagccattttcatgtactgaatgtgggaaatgttttacccagaatTCACATCTTgttcaacatcagagaactcacacaggtgaGAAGCCTGGCAGTGGAAGAAGGGGGGTTGCCGGTAGTGGAGTAGGAGTTCCTGTCCACGCATGCGCCCCAGCTGCACTTTCACATGTGAAGGACCTGGCGCAGAGATAAACGCTGCACAGCCGGGCGCTGGATAGATCTGGGGGCCGGAGTTCCTTGATGTATAAGGCCGCAGTGAAGGGGCAGCGACGTCAGCGCATGAACGTCCggctatgataaatgacccccaatgtttctatAAACTCCTGTTCCTGATAATTTGTCAAGGTTTATTTTTTATCTGTTACATTTTCAAATAAACAAGTGACCTAAGAACAAGAGACGCGCGGCCGTCATTTCTGATACATAATAGACATTACATACCGGGGAATGACCATAACAACAGCAAAACAAGACGTATCACATGGCAGAGACGATGGTCATATAAATACGGCCACTACACGTCTCCAAGTCACACACCACACACCTGACATGTAGGAGGAAATAGACATCTCAGACGTCTCTACTTAGTGGGACCAGATTCTCTCTAATCTATAAGGACAATGCCGGGGAAGATCTAGAATCTGGTATTTGGAGACGCAGTTGTTAACCACCTCCAGGCAGTGTAACTTGTTTCCTTCCAGGACATAATAACTTCCAACAGAATAACAAAAAgtggaaaacattttttcttaataTCACTAAAGCACATTGTTACTGATACCAAGAGGGAAGGACCCGCGGACAAGCGTATGTGCCTACAGATGCCGAGCAGCTGACGCAAGTATCATCTGAGATGGCCACCAACTTCTAGAGCCTAACAGGCGGAATATGGAAggagagattgggggtcatttactaaaggcccgattcgcgttttcccgacgtgttacgcgaatatttcctatttgcgccgattgtacctgaattgccccgggattgtggcgcacgcgatcggattgtggcgcatcggcgccggcatgcgcgcgacggaattcggggggcgtggccgaacgaaaacccgacggattcggaaaaaccgccgcatttaaaaaccgcaaaagtgtcgcttggggagcgcttaccttcacttggtccgaggtggtgaattccggcgcgatgagatgactttcagcgcagcagcgccacctggtggacggcggaagaactacattcataaatcccggccggacccgaatgcagagcagagaacgcgccgctggatcgcgactggatcgggtaagtaaatgtgccccattgtgtcactaggtccctggtgctgaacacagtTTAACAAAACTTCTTTCTAGTCATTCAGTAGGAAATGTCACAACACCGGCTTATAAATGCTTTGTCAGATGGCCTAGGGCCtaaccacagacagggggcatcctctacacttagaagtggttctaccataaccatagacggAATattctctacacttagaggagcgGTGGTTCACCATAGAAAGGTGGCAACTTCTACGTCTAGATTGGAGCTGCTTTTACCatcatctaccatcaccatagacatgggggatcctctacacctagaggagaggaggttctaccatcaccatagacagggggcattctctacacctagaggagaggaggttctaccatcaccatagacagggggcatcctctacatctagaggagaggaggttctaccatcaccatagagaggaggcatcctctacacctagaggagaggaggttctaccatcaccatagacaagtggcatcctctacacctagaggagaggtggttctaccatcaccatagacagggggcgtcctctacatctagaggagaggtggttctaccatcaccatagacaggggcatcctctacacctagaggagaggaggatctaccatcaccatagacaggaggcatcctctacacctagaggagaggaggttctaccatcaccacagacagggggcatcctctacacctagaggagaggaggttctaccatcaccatagacagggggcattctctacacctagaggagaggaggttctaccatcaccatagacagggggcatcctctacacctagaggagaggaggttctaccatcaccatagacatgggggatcctctacacctagaggagaggaggttctaccatcaccatagacagggggcattctctacacctagaggagaggaggttctaccatcaccatagacaggaggcatcccctacacctagaggagaggaggttctatcatcaccatagacaggggacatcctctacacctagaggagaggaggatctaccatcaccatagacaggaggcatcctctacacctagaggagaggaggttctaccatcaccatagacaggaggcatcccctacacctagaggagaggaggttctatcatcaccatagacaggggacatcctctacacctagaggagaggtggttctaccatcaccatagacagggggcgtcctctacatctagaggagaggtggttctaccatcaccatagacagggggcgtcctctacatctagaggagaggtggttctaccatcaccatagacaggggcatcctctacacctagaggagaggaggttctaccatcaccatagacaggggcatcctctacacctagaggagaggaggttctaccatcaccatatacagggggcatcctctacacctagaggagaggaggttctaccatcaccatagacagggggcatcctctacacctagaggagagggggctctaccatcaccatagacaggggggatcctctaaatctagaggagaggaggttctacaatcaccatagacagggggcgtcctctacatctagaggagaggaggttctaccatcaccatagacaggggacatcctctacacctagaggagaggaggttctaccatcaccatagaca includes:
- the LOC140119742 gene encoding uncharacterized protein → MGTCKRISGDISVFSHVLHVGSFQESCGGRRSGEEIPSSVTEEGDESPRGSHGRPPSAPCGEVEDNQSHLSTGEKPFLCNECGKCFAYKQSLVRHQRTHTGEKPFSCTECGKCFAHKQSLVRHQRTHSREKPYSCTECGKCFTQKSQLVIHQRTHTGEKPFLCTECGKCYTQRRHLIAHKRIHTGKYLLCSECGKGFAHKQSLVIHQRTHTGEKPFSCTECGKCFIDKSRLVEHHRTHTGQKPFSCTECGKCFTNKSHLVKHQRTHTREKSFSCTECGKCFTKKSYFVSHQRSHTREKSFSCTECGKCFTKKSYFVRHQRTHTGEKPFSCTECGKRFTEKSTLVIHQRTHTGEKPFSCTECGKCFTQISHLIEHKRIHTGKYLLCSECGKGFAHKQSLVIHQRTHTGVKPFSCTECGKCFTHKSVLVQHQRTHTGEKPFSCTECGKCFTQNSHLVQHQRTHTGEKPGSGRRGVAGSGVGVPVHACAPAALSHVKDLAQR